DNA sequence from the Arthrobacter sp. V1I9 genome:
CGGCGGGTTCATCGCCATCGGCGCGGGACTGATCGAGAACTTCTCGTGGATCTTCTACCTCTTCGGCGCCCTGCTGCTCGTGCTGGCCTACAAGCAGGCGTTCGGCAGCCACGACTCCAACCCGGCCGACGGCAGGTTCATGGGGTTCGTGCGCCGCGTTCTGCCTGTGACCGACGAGTACCACCAGGACAGGCTCACCGTGAAGAAGGGCGGCACGCGGTTCGTCACGCCGATGCTGCTGACCATCATCGCGATCGGTTTCGTGGACCTCATCTTCGCTGTCGATTCCATCCCCGCGATCTACGGCCTGACCAACGAGGCGTACATCGTCTTCACGGCCAACGCCTTCGCGCTGATGGGCCTGCGCCAGCTGTTCTTCCTCATCGGCGGACTGCTCGAACGACTGATCTACCTCGCGCAGGGACTCGCCGTCATCCTCGCGTTCATCGGCGTAAAACTAGTTTTCCATGCCCTGCACGTCAACGAACTGTCCTTCATCAACGGCGGCCAGCCGCTCCTTTGGGCGCCCGAGATCCCCATCTGGTTCTCACTGCTGTTCATCGGAATCACCATCGCCGTCGCCACCATCGCGAGCCTGCGCAAGACCCGCGGCGACGCGGAGAAGAACGACCGCCACCAGGTGGACGGCGAGCAGGTGACCGCAGCTGACGCGAAGGGCCGAAAGGCGGAATCTGACGCCGCCGAGACCACGAGTGCCACAGCAGCGGGGACCGTCAAGTAGTAGCAGTGCGGGGCTGCGACAGGGGCAGCCGGAGGGAGCAGATGAGTAGCTGAGAAAGATTAGCTGCAAGAGAAAGGAGGCGGTCAACGGACAGCGATTTGGGTACGCGCGGGTCAGCACGCTTGACCTCGACGACCTGCGGGCTCTGGTCCAGAGTCTCACCCGCAAAGGCGTGCGTGTGGAGTTCGTCAAGGAGAGCTTTTGTGCATACGTATACATTTTTTCGGTAAAAGTCTTGTGCGCTCAAATGTATACGTATACAGTTGTTGATCAGGCAGACCTGAGTGTCTGGTCCGGGGCGCTACTAGGGTCGCCCATCAATGACGATGGAAGGTAAATCCTCATGACAGTTACAGCAGCAATCAGCTCGGCCGTGGACTCCGTGATGTTGAAGGAGCCGGCCCAGAACAGCATCAACCGGGGCAGCACTCCCGAGGTGCGCGCCACCGTGGAGGGCGTCATTGCGGACATTCGTGAACGCGGCGACGCCGCTGTCCGCGAATACTCCGAGAAGTTCGACAAGTATGCACCCGAGTCCTTCCTGCTTACCAAGGAGCAGTTGGACGAGATCATGGCCCGCGTTCCGGAACAGACCATCGAGGACATCAAGTTTGTCCAGGAACAGGTTCGGACGATGGCCCAGAAGCAGCTTGAGTCACTGAGCGACTTCGAGATCGAGACAATGCCAGGTGTCTTCCTGGGCCAGAAGAACGTTCCCATCCAGGCCGCCGGCGCGTACATCCCGGGCGGGAAGTACCCGTTGCTGGCCAGCGCGCACATGACCATCATCACCGCCAAGGTCGCGGGCGTGGAACGCGTCGCTGCCTGCACCCCGCTGATCCAGGGTGAAGTCCCCGACGCCACCGTCGCTGCGATGTATCTGGCCGGCGCGGACGAGATTTACCTCCTCGGCGGTATCCAGGCCGTTGCGGCCCTCGCCATCGGCACCGAGACCATCAAGCCGGTCAACATGCTGGCCGGACCCGGCAACGCCTTTGTGGCAGAGGCCAAACGCCAACTCTTCGGCGAGGTGGGCATCGACCTCTTCGCCGGTCCCACAGAAGTGCTGATCATTGCCGACGAGCACGCCGACCCGTTCATCGTCGCCGTCGACCTCCTGTCCCAGGCAGAGCACGGCCCCGACTCACCTGCCGTCCTGATCACCACCAGCGAGGAGCTGGGCCGGAAGGTCATTGAGCACATCGATACGATCCTCGTGGACATGCCGACCCGCGACTACGCAGGTGCGGCCTGGCGCGACTGGGGTGCCGTCCACGTGGTTGAAAGCCTCGACGACGCCTACGTCCTGGGGGACGAGTACGCCTACGAACACGTACAGATCCTCACGGAAAACCCACGCGAAGCACTGGAAAAGATGCACGACTACGGCGCGCTTTTCCTGGGCGAAGGAACCTGCGTCTCCTACGGAGACAAAGTCATCGGCACCAACCACGTGCTGCCCACCCGCGGCGCCGC
Encoded proteins:
- a CDS encoding TerC family protein; translation: MQVTPLIWLITIAVTILFFVYEFFAHVRKPHEPTIGESARWSAFYIGLALLFGVGIGAVSGWTFGGEYFAGYLTEKALSIDNLFVFLIVMAGFAVPKKYQQKVLMIGIIIALILRGGFIAIGAGLIENFSWIFYLFGALLLVLAYKQAFGSHDSNPADGRFMGFVRRVLPVTDEYHQDRLTVKKGGTRFVTPMLLTIIAIGFVDLIFAVDSIPAIYGLTNEAYIVFTANAFALMGLRQLFFLIGGLLERLIYLAQGLAVILAFIGVKLVFHALHVNELSFINGGQPLLWAPEIPIWFSLLFIGITIAVATIASLRKTRGDAEKNDRHQVDGEQVTAADAKGRKAESDAAETTSATAAGTVK
- the hisD gene encoding histidinol dehydrogenase; amino-acid sequence: MTVTAAISSAVDSVMLKEPAQNSINRGSTPEVRATVEGVIADIRERGDAAVREYSEKFDKYAPESFLLTKEQLDEIMARVPEQTIEDIKFVQEQVRTMAQKQLESLSDFEIETMPGVFLGQKNVPIQAAGAYIPGGKYPLLASAHMTIITAKVAGVERVAACTPLIQGEVPDATVAAMYLAGADEIYLLGGIQAVAALAIGTETIKPVNMLAGPGNAFVAEAKRQLFGEVGIDLFAGPTEVLIIADEHADPFIVAVDLLSQAEHGPDSPAVLITTSEELGRKVIEHIDTILVDMPTRDYAGAAWRDWGAVHVVESLDDAYVLGDEYAYEHVQILTENPREALEKMHDYGALFLGEGTCVSYGDKVIGTNHVLPTRGAARYTGGLWVGKYLRTVTYQEVTNTESSAFFGELCGRASRVERFEGHARSGDVRAAKYRGTTLPWSDHTFGN